A section of the Babesia microti strain RI chromosome I, complete genome genome encodes:
- a CDS encoding hypothetical protein (overlaps_old_locusTagID:BBM_I01075) codes for MSKRLPPKRLDSSSLYESLVDSTLKKLWFNFVFIALGEEYKNPLNVTLNQSQVENAFKKLGIRMKTDTKLYLNNDMKYKFQDYGLEIKDSQGNVETWSHPKSKRCDKLDYNLFCKMFRKTKLKVAESGLIY; via the coding sequence ATGAGTAAGCGGCTTCCACCCAAGAGGCTTGACTCCTCCAGCCTGTATGAATCACTTGTAGACTCCACTTTAAAAAAGTTGTGgtttaattttgtattcaTTGCGCTTGGAGAAGAATACAAAAATCCTCTAAATGTAACGTTGAATCAATCGCAGGTTGAAAATGCTTTTAAAAAACTCGGAATACGCATGAAAACTGATACCAAACTGTATTTGAACAATGATATGaaatataaatttcaaGATTATGGACTTGAAATTAAAGATTCGCAAGGAAATGTTGAAACTTGGAGTCATCCAAAGTCCAAAAgatgtgataaattggacTACAATTTATTCTGCAAAATGTTCAGAAAAACTAAACTAAAAGTCGCAGAATCTGGCTtaatttactaa
- a CDS encoding hypothetical protein (overlaps_old_locusTagID:BBM_I01080), with amino-acid sequence MEIDRAKFLLYFTTLSSIAFGYSYGNDIDCFILESLNKNFLDTWELYHDAKTYITNQALLSTSKSPRSLPILPAEPNAHGFVSNSTPISIGNGVIDITFELFDKKNFNKNVKYPELSQKELPNQGFGLWLDTFHYEDSHTNSGILIILNIDEPHNILSLYLKRFQTDEITEQLITGQYFLDKLFFNKKLRLNIIVKNKTIGVNIRGAGTTLYKTQSIEHQWPESEKMFYMGIHAENGEDTQFPICNSIFVTELKVEGANCELFKQLENLQTKPSDLVIASEDKKKIINEEFIGLNKRFGANSYESFGRLKQLFSEYEENIRHEYNETFFKQIMDLNRKLDYLVSITRLINAKSVDNDILHIESVVTESVEHMKDTFDVHHRNQNEKLIQIHEQLGKRSDKIIIETLQQLEGTKRDGFPYYTSKITVFLLVLLAGMVLTTLFAIYFKIWKMEKRHIL; translated from the exons atggaaATTGACCGAGCTAAATTCCTTTTgtattttacaacattaaGTTCAATCGCATTTGGTTATTCATACGGAAATGACATTGATTGTTTTATTTTGGAATCACTTAACAAGAATTTTTTAG ATACATGGGAATTGTATCATGATGcaaaaacatatataacTAACCAAGCTTTGCTATCTACTTCAAAATCTCCTAGATCTTTGCCAATCCTACCTGCTGAACCTAATGCTCATGGATTCGTATCTAACTCGACACCAATCAGCATTGGAAATGGCGTTATTGATATAacatttgaattgtttgataagaaaaattttaataaaaatgttaaatacCCCGAATTAAGCCAAAAAGAGCTTCCTAATCAAGGATTCGGCCTATGGCTTGATACATTTCATTATGAAGATTCCCACACT aattcTGGCATTTTAATAATCTTAAATATCGACGAACCACACAACATTTTATCTCTTTATCTAAAACGATTCCAAACAGATGAAATTACTGAACAGTTGATAACTGGGCAATACTTCTTAGATAAACTTTTTTTCAACAAA aaactAAGATTGAATATAATCGTCAAAAACAAAACTATTGGAGTTAATATTAGGGGTGCGGGGACCACATTGTATAAAACTCAATCAATCGAACATCAATGGCCGGAAAGtgaaaaaatgttttaTATGGGCATTCACGCGGAGAATGGCGAAGATACacaatttccaatttgcAATTCCATTTTTGTAACTGAATTGAAGGTGGAAGGGGCTAACTGTGAACTTTTTAAACAACTAGAAAACTTGCAAACTAAGCCATCAGATTTGGTCATAGCCAGTGAAGacaaaaaaaaaattattaacgAAGAGTTTATAGGGCTTAATAAAAGGTTTGGAGCAAATAGTTACGAATCTTTTGGCCgattaaaacaattatttagcGAATATGAGGAGAATATAAG ACACGAGTACAATGAAACTTTCTTCAAGCAAATCATGGATTTGAATAGGAAGTTGGACTATTTAGTCTCAATAACCCGTTTAATAAATGCAAAAAGTGTCGATAATGACATTTTACATATTGAAAGCGTGGTAACTGAAAGCGTGGAGCATATGAAAGATACCTTTGATGTACATCATAGAAATCAGAATGAGAAGTTGATTCAGATACACGAACAACTGGGCAAACGCAGTGATAAGATCATTATAGAGACCTTACAACAGTTGGAAGGAACTAAAAGGGATGGTTTTCCATATTATACTTCAAAAATCACAGTTTTCTTGTTGGTGCTACTGGCGGGCATGGTATTGACCACGCTATTCGCCATATATTTTAAGATCTGGAAAATGGAAAAGCGGCATATTTTGTAg
- a CDS encoding Formin Homology 2 Domain (overlaps_old_locusTagID:BBM_I01085) — protein MVGFESINLQSNLYDSDSGESNYDEKNTHQVDYTFSLFPPHSPSSKAEATSQKDPQRSPKKQAYVDKGQNLTFKDVADQYISSCLANAGTSSKQSKLTRYGLNKNFNSNKVKGGINPPIVHRFGSRLLAMRTPWRLRTNEMNGRNNSFEITAFLRVLERISHEYLLDNYMKGEYDVDSSQCDYSNVTYGLDEFFNSVYSKVDYILPKAEGKWAYDMDKSSDGMNSMNIPVSIGGNVYYLKDFGLCTGNNYHQKFAIWDINLDSPSLSDEHGGLFNNQILLFKMHPLGFPCLNYILSFTNSLLFWLKLNEHSHFAVINYASLNYTSLLIMACAALASNNKLSLGDIENAILTSLDWRSKCRSFDPNFKNAAKDGKKCMSMDSLRDSLNQCSGRSPKDDDHYTQKSPEKCLNFFPDLEREEEKRLGVPKMYHTKIAQECDGLYPISLWPPSHRRYLEYFKRIITTPQEKFCEIQIKPFRMEKIFFTDFFQVQAFQTNAPGTKSFTKSLLDSVLRTSDDFFSIEIYELDFYHKMVRSGEFDTPTTPNLYHSQQVPCSYGRYKPLLFPDSECGSPFEPREASGFAPGIRLKCCNHDYNVIGIENYDGSSTDECIPVAIDFLHDREGNTRNLVIAGDVVMCLIGHYKRSTRQILATYSFNTAFVGNDDSCVLELEPVDFDLWNQHNWMIHGYGLRDCMDDFGLKYKNTQNSFINSNGKVTVVLQRLESNVFAQPTKALQFDGSGIGWTKSISKLKTRFLNTSVVSTLASFNPTGGSNMYLPPCVSYQVSTPDKLPYIASPFPSIADYLVSHIVPIGEQSVVFLSDATHVAPEKCLVALKIFQSDYVESLKFVKTYFKDATRTDSVDDAIIDTVKYKSKEAFEDSESNVESGSAIEGGTDTVMVKTSLREFVRKISEAEKEREKLDKFDSDMLKKLERLERLEKELLEKERLEKERLARLEQLEREKKEKEEKMEQLEREKKEALEKAVESKMLVTKVSSSETVPTIVSTIQVPVGGDSKGTIIITHKEGPDVTASVAEAKAAAMAADAKAMAMAADSKAAVIQAVSQSKLAPPAPESKIPPEDKPKAKDVVETTSAPKSKTMMKKGKGKKMMAPPKKLLPIPKPASAAKTKSPFGFKLHWKPITGKKLEDSIFNKMETEDRKGIIDTSIVKRLFSRVKEDGNPKDEGAVKEVKEKKEQAVTVFDHRRAQNLAILLRADYPLDILVEMLEKLRVTGIPNIYKPTSDDQGKIPTALDVDLIAKLKQSCPTSEEAEALNEIEGDPVKMEKLRDIEKRMIPLAKVKMMMQKLRVCEFTATFLNRIEEGINQLNVHLTACNDVLTSTQLPIFMSAVLEWGNFVNHGSFEFVTKGFALSSAARLADFKSLDQSLSSLHYLLVNLCVKFPALSLETMAQRLSSVFEAQRTPTNSVTEIMGEVSSELNFCNNFYKQVQMAEKGVYDPEFVDRLSLILAEGERIFGNLKNHKTHVHDQILRVWDYLGEEWKSQDPLESIFETLWHLLKTVENSFEDIAKKPDKYLIALQCPHEQSKLRNIFVSKGKRTKAKT, from the coding sequence ATGGTCGGCTTTGAAAGCATTAATCTCCAGTCAAATTTGTATGATTCCGATAGCGGTGAATCGAACTATGATGAAAAAAACACGCACCAAGTCGACTATACTTTTTCGCTATTTCCGCCTCACTCTCCCTCATCCAAAGCAGAGGCGACCAGTCAAAAAGATCCGCAGAGGTCTCCCAAGAAACAGGCATATGTGGATAAGGGacaaaatttaacattcAAAGATGTGGCTGaccaatatatatcaagCTGTCTAGCGAACGCTGGTACAAGTTCCAAGCAATCTAAACTCACCAGGTACGGGTTGAACAAGAATTTTAATTCCAACAAAGTAAAAGGTGGAATCAACCCGCCCATAGTCCACAGGTTTGGATCTAGACTCCTTGCCATGCGTACGCCATGGAGACTGCGCACTAACGAGATGAACGGTCGTAACAATTCTTTCGAAATAACCGCATTCTTGCGAGTCCTCGAACGTATATCACATGAATATTTGCTAGATAATTACATGAAAGGGGAGTATGACGTGGATTCATCACAATGCGACTACTCAAATGTCACTTACGGATTGGAtgaatttttcaattctGTGTACTCTAAAGTGGATTATATACTGCCCAAAGCGGAAGGGAAATGGGCGTATGATATGGATAAGTCCTCAGATGGCATGAATTCCATGAATATTCCAGTCAGTATCGGAGGAAATGTATATTACCTAAAAGATTTTGGTTTATGTACTGGCAACAATTACCaccaaaaatttgccatttgGGACATAAATTTAGATTCGCCCAGCCTCAGTGACGAGCACGGGGGGCTATTTAACAACCAAATTTTACTGTTCAAAATGCATCCCCTGGGATTTCCATGTCTAAACTACATCCTCTCCTTTACGAATAGTCTACTATTTTGGTTAAAACTAAACGAACATAGTCACTTTGCAGTTATTAACTATGCATCTCTCAACTACACTTCGTTACTCATTATGGCTTGTGCGGCTCTAGCTtccaataataaattgtcTCTAGGTGATATTGAAAACGCAATTCTCACTTCATTGGATTGGAGAAGTAAATGTAGGAGCTTTGATCCAAACTTTAAAAATGCCGCTAAGGATGGAAAAAAATGCATGAGTATGGATTCACTGAGGGATAGTTTGAATCAGTGCAGTGGAAGATCGCCTAAAGATGATGATCACTACACCCAAAAGAGCCCAGAAAAGTGCCTCAATTTCTTTCCAGACTTAGAGAGGGAGGAGGAGAAAAGGTTGGGCGTTCCAAAGATGTACCATACAAAAATTGCCCAAGAGTGTGATGGCCTATATCCCATCTCCCTTTGGCCTCCTAGTCACAGGAGatatttggaatattttAAGAGGATAATAACCACACCACAGGAAAAGTTTTGTGAGATCCAAATAAAGCCGTTTAGGATGGAGAAGATATTTTTCACAGACTTCTTCCAAGTGCAAGCATTTCAAACAAACGCTCCTGGTACTAAGAGTTTCACCAAATCGCTCCTGGATTCAGTGCTCCGCACCTCagatgattttttttctaTCGAAATATATGAGTTGGAtttttatcacaaaatGGTGAGGAGTGGCGAATTTGATACTCCAACTACACCTAATTTATACCATTCGCAGCAAGTGCCCTGCAGCTACGGACGCTACAAACCACTATTGTTCCCAGATTCCGAATGCGGTTCCCCGTTTGAACCCAGAGAAGCCAGTGGTTTTGCCCCAGGCATTAGGTTAAAGTGCTGTAATCACGATTACAATGTGATCGGAATAGAAAACTACGATGGCAGTAGCACTGACGAATGTATCCCTGTGGCAATTGATTTCTTGCATGACCGTGAGGGAAATACCAGGAACCTGGTCATTGCTGGCGATGTTGTTATGTGCTTAATCGGGCACTATAAGCGTTCAACCAGGCAAATACTAGCCACCTATTCGTTTAACACCGCGTTTGTTGGCAATGATGATAGTTGCGTGCTTGAGCTGGAGCCAGTGGATTTTGACCTATGGAATCAGCATAATTGGATGATTCATGGCTATGGACTGAGGGACTGCATGGATGACTTTGGTCTCAAGTATAAAAATACCCAAAACTCTTTCATCAACTCAAATGGCAAGGTAACCGTGGTGTTGCAGCGTTTGGAAAGTAATGTGTTTGCACAGCCCACAAAAGCGCTACAATTTGATGGATCTGGAATTGGGTGGACTAAATCAATATCCAAACTCAAAACCCGATTCCTCAACACTAGCGTTGTGTCTACTTTAGCTTCTTTTAATCCCACTGGAGGGAGTAATATGTACTTACCGCCCTGTGTTAGCTATCAAGTCTCAACCCCGGATAAATTGCCATATATAGCTAGCCCATTTCCTTCGATAGCCGATTATCTTGTATCTCACATAGTACCGATTGGGGAACAAAGTGTCGTATTTTTATCCGACGCTACCCACGTGGCCCCCGAAAAATGTTTGGTGGCACTAAAAATCTTCCAATCCGATTATGTAGAATCACTTAAGTTTGTAAAAACTTATTTCAAAGACGCTACTCGCACAGATAGTGTTGATGATGCCATCATAGATACTGTAAAATACAAGTCCAAGGAGGCCTTTGAAGATAGTGAATCGAATGTGGAATCAGGTTCGGCCATCGAAGGCGGTACGGATACGGTTATGGTCAAAACTTCCCTTCGTGAATTTGTGAGGAAAATTTCTGAGGCAGAGAAGGAAAGGGAGAAGCTGGACAAGTTTGACTCGGATATGCTGAAGAAGTTAGAAAGACTTGAAAGATTGGAGAAAGAGCTGCTGGAGAAGGAGAGATTGGAGAAGGAGAGATTAGCAAGGCTGGAGCAGTTAGAGAGGGAAAAGAAGGAAAAAGAAGAGAAGATGGAACAATTGGAGAGGGAAAAGAAGGAGGCTCTGGAAAAGGCAGTTGAGTCAAAAATGCTGGTTACTAAAGTTTCTTCATCCGAAACAGTGCCTACTATTGTGTCAACAATACAGGTGCCCGTTGGTGGTGACTCCAAGGGTACTATAATCATTACACACAAAGAGGGGCCAGATGTAACCGCCAGTGTGGCTGAGGCCAAGGCGGCGGCTATGGCTGCGGATGCCAAGGCGATGGCTATGGCCGCAGATTCAAAGGCGGCGGTTATACAAGCCGTAAGTCAATCCAAGCTCGCTCCGCCTGCTCCAGAATCCAAGATCCCCCCCGAGGACAAGCCCAAAGCTAAAGATGTTGTGGAAACAACGAGTGCGCCAAAGTCCAAGACGATGATGAAAAAGGGAAAGGGGAAGAAAATGATGGCCCCGCCGAAAAAGTTGCTGCCTATTCCAAAGCCTGCCAGCGCCGCCAAAACCAAATCTCCCTTTGGTTTCAAATTGCACTGGAAGCCCATCACTGGCAAAAAGCTCGAAGAttctatatttaacaaaatggAGACTGAAGATAGGAAGGGCATTATTGACACAAGCATTGTGAAGCGTCTTTTTAGCAGAGTGAAAGAGGATGGCAATCCAAAGGATGAAGGGGCGGTCAAAGAGGTTAAGGAGAAGAAGGAGCAAGCCGTCACTGTGTTTGATCACAGACGGGCGCAGAATTTGGCGATTTTATTACGCGCAGATTATCCTCTGGATATATTGGTGGAGATGCTGGAGAAATTACGTGTCACTGGTATACCAAATATCTATAAGCCCACTTCTGATGACCAAGGGAAAATACCCACGGCATTAGATGTTGATCTAATTGCTAAGTTAAAACAATCATGTCCAACCAGTGAAGAGGCAGAGGCCTTGAATGAGATTGAAGGAGATCCTGTGAAGATGGAAAAATTGCGTGACATTGAAAAGAGGATGATACCTCTCGCTAAGGTAAAGATGATGATGCAAAAGCTACGCGTTTGCGAATTCACGGCCACTTTTTTAAATCGCATAGAGGAGGGTATAAACCAATTGAATGTGCATCTTACTGCCTGTAATGATGTTCTTACCAGCACACAATTGCCAATATTTATGTCGGCGGTTCTTGAGTGGGGAAATTTTGTCAACCATGGTAGCTTTGAGTTTGTGACAAAAGGGTTTGCATTGTCTTCTGCTGCCAGACTGGCAGACTTCAAATCGCTAGACCAATCGCTAAGTTCTCTTCACTATctattggtaaatttgtgtGTCAAGTTTCCTGCGCTGTCGCTTGAGACGATGGCCCAAAGGTTGAGTTCCGTGTTTGAAGCTCAACGTACGCCCACAAATTCTGTCACTGAGATAATGGGTGAAGTATCATCCGAGCTTAACTTTTGTAATAACTTTTACAAACAGGTGCAGATGGCTGAAAAAGGCGTTTATGATCCTGAATTCGTCGATAGGCTGTCTTTGATACTCGCAGAAGGCGAGAGGATATTTGGGAATCTAAAAAATCACAAAACACATGTACACGATCAAATTCTTAGGGTTTGGGATTATTTAGGGGAGGAGTGGAAATCTCAAGACCCCCTAGAAAGCATATTTGAGACTCTGTGGCATTTGCTGAAGACGGTAGAAAATAGTTTTGAAGACATTGCCAAGAAACCCGATAAATACTTAATTGCTTTACAGTGCCCACACGAACAGTCGAAACTcagaaatatatttgtcTCCAAGGGTAAAAGGACCAAGGCTAAAACTTGA
- a CDS encoding hexaprenyl-diphosphate synthase (overlaps_old_locusTagID:BBM_I01090) has translation MALRLVTARYNWVSKAYYGASNQAKHAISIEIPEIYLSKSILETNVNSIDSNINRLLNILEKKSSAPFLESFLKYKMDGFRSNLLDSIRCDNEELNKATAHLISATSKLFRPIFALKIGNVIKHLSTPNLLYSDNIEKLIQAYELVHVGSLIHDDILDNSDKRRKIASTHQKYGIKLALLAGDILLSKAAYIIANLESPILCKKVAKVINDLIHGELMDIRADDLSTYFDNYLKKNFLKTASLIAECCSSVSIIANSPQWVVDLSYKIGLHVGMAFQIYDDYLDYKSTTDDLGKPALNDLSQGIVTFPLLSLGSEKFSEVVNLMQSNEYSKILDIVNEEKSLERTRLAVLMHLEKCFEIFDMLSLNENAKTISEIFALIYKTLTRLSN, from the exons ATGGCCTTAAGGTTGGTTACTGCCAGATATAACTGGGTTTCTAAGGCCTATTACGGTGCAAGCAACCAGGCAAAACATGCCATCTCTATCGAAATCCCTGAAATATACTTATCCAAATCAATATTGGAAACTAACGTGAATTCCATAGACTCAAATATTAATCGActactaaatattttggag aaaaaatCATCCGCTCCCTTCCTAGAATcttttttaaaatacaaaatggATGGCTTTAGGTCCAATCTTTTGGACTCAATTCGATGTGATAATGAAGAACTCAACAAAGCTACCGCCCACCTTATTTCAGCCActtccaaattatttaggcCCATATTTGCCCTGAAAATAGGAAATGTAATCAAACACCTATCAACCCCAAATCTATTATAT TCggataatattgaaaaattgattCAAGCGTACGAACTTGTTCACGTTGGTAGCTTAATTCATGATGACATTTTGGATAATTCTGATAAGAGGAGGAAAATTGCGTCCACTCATCAGAAATATGGCATAAAATTGGCACTTCTTGCTGGAGATATTTTACTTTCCAAAGC TGCATATATTATCGCAAATCTTGAAAGTCCtattttgtgtaaaaaaGTCGCAAAAGTTATCAACGATCTAATACAC GGAGAATTAATGGATATTAGAGCTGATGATTTATCAA CATATTTTGATAactatttgaaaaaaaatttccTCAAAACTGCATCACTAATAGCGGAGTGTTGTTCATCGGTTTCTATTATCG CAAATTCACCGCAATGGGTTGTAGATTTATCGTACAAAATTGGCTTACACGTTGGAATGGCATTTCAGATTTACGACGACTATTTGGACTACAAATCTACCACTGATGATTTGGGTAAGCCTGCATTGAATGATCTATCCCAAGGCATCGTTACCTTCCCACTCCTTTCTTTGGGATCGGAAAAATTCAGTGAGGTTGTTAATCTAATGCaatcaaatgaatattCCAAG ATTTTGGACATTGTAAATGAAGAAAAATCGCTGGAAAGAACAAGGTTGGCTGTGCTGATGCACTTGGAAAAGTGctttgaaatatttgacaTGTTATCATTGAATGAAAACGCCAAAACTATTTCAGAAATTTTCGccttaatatataaaaccCTTACCAGATTATCTAACTGA
- a CDS encoding TBC domain containing protein (overlaps_old_locusTagID:BBM_I01095) produces the protein MNYPIVSSKYTIKRELECLNEFMSYGQCLDGQSEWVSVVSHGIDGFVEKYEESYRILINNGIPYRYRKLFWPQMLKFDTNIDYKMLAQCEHEYSETIKLDVPRTFVNLPFISSDSKQKLYRILNAFSGCKKDIGYYQGMNYIAGTILLVYNLEEKESFDSFLGIMLKFNLLDLYKDNFTLLLKYISKFNYMLKILNPNLTKYFDDNGIDFSIYLQQWFLTLFVVNFPIRTVLILWDYILGNGIESILDISLSILSILESQILQLDMEGFASLFRSLKENNTYDDYKMALFIVKHAINVSKRTETLKLRLKS, from the exons ATGAACTATCCCATTGTCAGTAgtaaatatactattaaaaGAGAATTAGAATGTTTGAATGAATTTATG tCTTATGGACAATGCTTGGATGGTCAATCTGAATGGGTTTCAGTCGTATCACATGGCATTGATGGTTTTGTAGAAAAATATGAAGAATCTTATAgaattttaattaacaA TGGAATTCCTTATAGATATcgcaaattattttggcCACAAATGCTAAAGTTTGACActaatattgattataagaTGCTTGCACAGTGTGAGCATGAGTATTCTgaaacaataaaattagatGTTCCCAG AACTTTTGTAAACCTGCCATTCATATCATCTGATTCAAAGCAAAAACTATATCGCATACTA aatgCTTTTTCTGGTTGTAAAAAGGATATTGGTTATTATCAAggaatgaattatattgcTGGGACTATTCTTCTAGTGTATAATTTGGAGGAGAAAGAATCGTTTGATTCTTTCCTTGGAATCATGctcaaatttaatttactCGACTTGTATAAAGATAATTTCACTTTACTtctaaaatatatttcaa AATTCAATTATATGTTGAAAATCCTTAATCCAAATCTTACAAAGTATTTTGATGACAATGGCAttgatttttcaatatatttacaacaatg GTTTTTGACACTTTTTGTAGTAAATTTTCCGATAAGAACTGTGTTGATACTTTGGGATTACATTTTGGGCAATGGAATTGAGAGCATACTGGATATATCCCTTTCCATTTTATCGATATTAGAatcgcaaattttacagCTTGACATGGAGGGATTTGCATCTCTGTTTAGATCATTAAAGGAAAACAACACGTATGATGATTATAAAATGGCCTTGTTTATCGTAAAACATGCGATAAATGTATCTAAGAGGACTGAAACATTGAAATTAAGATTAAAATCATAA
- a CDS encoding hypothetical protein (overlaps_old_locusTagID:BBM_I01100), producing the protein MQATLIFECKNSKFCGMMDLFNDIYDKLTCLRGDKIESIDLSFLTDDFLKKIIFDTEYSDELCSKIISLPNYIAESMNDIPNELFPDNYVNRLISIACNINEGVGGHICLNNFQLQLLLRLFRNGFSKKIVNCIVSPSITYKTDTSGLCSIIHQLSLKLDEFHLKKFVKHILEVISPLYKMNANQFYTHISTSKILGQFKSFNLTTIFHPLNNIPLIPSIHLLDVIDGKYELWEYLIRLWSDELLNSMLSPSSQIIIGSYLSRLLKLHIKRCSEKDFGFISSGIYWRLTSYEKCARLSGIAMAIVTKELNCNEQDNEENDDATFDEFECPQSNSLKAAMKDFNELVGDVSDLIYTCDDKMGLDQQSDNSIDNNYLLPHQKSHLSKPFYLRQILERIQGNLIRGEVDFELVKNLSGGSPLDKIENSDQKLQRITQALVYLHVILDRNPPDAEIESLSFPLAKSLLSLTTIYNISQKVECLDVNGLFTLNNSIPNYPTKIVLLRDLISKGLTKLILVSFKPLVKFIASEIFNTNLSIQSKILLLESAIDGVDPNQNRTFKNVHPSLAAFGVVELLDAIEQFINNGKSYSNIIHLSRDNGRRIFNIDSTGIILIARVIDLIVCLKISSGNGWILLGLQAEQIHRRLMDLKILLLKHLPTNCRLMESLSLVENYI; encoded by the coding sequence atgcaGGCAACTCTTATTTTCGaatgtaaaaattcaaaattttgtggTATGATGgatttatttaatgatatttatgaCAAACTTACATGCCTAAGAGGAGATAAGATTGAATCTATAGATTTGTCATTTCTAACagatgattttttaaagaaaatcatttttgataCTGAGTATTCAGATGAATTAtgttcaaaaattatatctcTGCCAAATTATATCGCAGAATCGATGAATGATATTCCAAATGAATTATTCCCTGATAACTATGTAAATAGGTTAATATCTATTGCCTGTAACATTAATGAAGGTGTTGGTGGTCATATTTGTTTGaataatttccaattaCAACTTTTATTGAGGCTTTTCAGAAATGGGTTTTCTAAAAAGATTGTCAATTGTATCGTATCACCATCAATAACATACAAAACTGATACATCCGGTTTGTGCTCAATTATCCATCAATTGAGCTTGAAATTGGATGAATTccatttgaaaaaatttgtaaaacaTATTCTAGAAGTTATATCTCCCCTTTATAAAATGAATGctaatcaattttatacacACATATCTACATCCAAAATCCTTGGacaatttaaatcattcaatttaaCCACTATATTTCACccattaaacaatattcCCTTAATCCCAAGTATCCATCTCTTGGATGTAATTGATGgtaaatatgaattatgGGAATATTTAATACGTTTATGGTCCgatgaattattaaattccATGTTATCTCCATCATCTCAGATTATAATTGGTTCATATTTGTCGAGACTATTAAAGTTACATATTAAAAGGTGTAGTGAAAAGGATTTCGGATTCATTTCTTCTGGAATTTATTGGCGTTTAACTAGTTATGAAAAATGCGCGAGGTTATCTGGAATTGCTATGGCAATTGTTACTAAGGAATTGAATTGTAACGAGCAAGATAATGAAGAAAATGATGATGCTacatttgatgaatttgaatgtCCGCAATCCAATTCCCTAAAGGCAGCAATGAAAGACTTTAATGAATTAGTCGGCGATGTATCTGATCTTATATATACTTGTGATGATAAAATGGGACTTGATCAACAAAGTGACAACtctattgataataattatttattaccaCATCAAAAATCTCACCTCAGTAAACCTTTTTATCTAAGACAAATACTGGAGAGAATTCAGGGAAATCTTATTAGGGGTGAGGTTGATTTTGAATtggttaaaaatttatctgGCGGTTCACCtctagataaaattgagAATTCGGATCAAAAACTGCAACGCATAACGCAAGCCTTGGTATATTTACATGTAATACTTGATAGAAATCCCCCTGATGCTGAAATTGAATCATTATCGTTCCCACTTGCCAAATCACTCCTCTCCCTTacaacaatatataatatatcacaaaaGGTAGAATGCCTGGATGtaaatggattatttacacttaataattcaattccaaattacccaacaaaaattgtgttattaaGAGATCTAATTTCTAAGGGCCTAACTAAACTAATATTAGTTTCATTTAAACCattggtaaaatttataGCTAGcgaaatatttaatacaaatttgtcaatacaatcaaaaatattgttgCTGGAATCGGCTATTGATGGAGTTGATCCCAATCAGAATCGTACTTTTAAAAATGTGCATCCCAGCTTAGCAGCATTTGGAGTGGTTGAACTGCTGGATGCTATTGAACAATTCATTAACAATGGAAaatcatattcaaatataatacatcTATCTAGGGATAATGGACGTAGAATATTTAATATCGATTCTACTGGCATAATTTTAATCGCACGAGTAATTGATCTAATCGTTTGTCTGAAAATATCTTCTGGAAATGGATGGATTTTATTAGGTTTACAAGCTGAACAAATCCATAGGAGATTAATGGatctaaaaattttgttactTAAACATTTGCCAACAAATTGTAGATTAATGGAATCTTTGTCGCTCGTAGAAAATTACATATGA